The genomic region ACTCTTGCTCATTCCCAGGACACGGCACGCCCTACTGATACCGTAATGAATGAGCTCTTTGCTGATACTCCGCTTACGGCAGGGCTTTAGAGCTTTTTTTCGATAACCTCCTTGGCCATCTGGTGGTCAAGGGCCAATGTGGCATACATCTGCTTGAGCTTACGGTTTTCCTCTTCGAGCTCCTTTAACCGTTTTAGCTCCTTACCGCTCATCCCTGCATAGCGTTCCCGCCATTTGTAGAAGGCAGCGGTGCTCACACCGTGCTCACGGCTGATCTGATCAGCTGTTTTGCCGTTGTCGAATTCTTTTAAAATCTTTGCGATCTGTTGCGGACTGAATTTACTCTTTCTCATAATTGCTGTTTAAAATTAATAAAATTATTATACTTCTAAACAGTTCGGTTATAAGGGGAGCTTACAATTTCTTGTCTCATTTTTTATTGAAGTTCATCGTTTTTTGTGCATTACACACAACGGTTTTGTATATGGCTCGTAGCGTGTAAATTAGCGATAACTATTCGGTTAAGCACGAGCCGAATTTTTTAATTTTCTTATTACCTTTTTTTTCAATAAGCCAAATTAAAAAATTTGGCGGACTTGCAAAAATGCCTTAACTTCGATTAAGTAACTATTTAGCTATGAGCTATATACGTTGTTAGGCAACGTTTTTATTTCCGTAATGTTCAATTTCGTTCAGCTCTTTTTGTTTACTTTCTTTTTCCTCTTCGATGTCATAATCATCTTGAATTCCAAGCCAAAATTTTGCAGAATTTCCAAAATATTTACTCAATCGTAAGGCAGTGTCTGCTGTGATTCTGCGTTTACCTTTTATAATTTCAGATATTCGAGTTTGAGGAATTTTCAAGTCCTTTGAAAGTCGGTATGCCGTAATTTCAAGTGGTTCAAGAAATTCAAAATTCAAAATTTCTCCTGGATGTACGTTTGCTAACTTTTCCATTATTTTACTTTTTTTAGTGATAATCGATTATTTCCACTTCGCTTGCGTTTCCGCTTTCCCAATTGAATATAATCCGCCATTGTTTATTAATCCGAATACTGTAAAACTCTTTTAATTTCCCAGTTAGTTTTTCAAGTCGGTTTGAAGGCGGAATTTTCAAATCGGATATATCCTGCGAATTATTCAACATTCTTAATTTCCGACGTCCAACGTTCTGTATTTCAATCGGCATTTTTTTTACTCGGATTCCATTCCAGATTTGTTCCGTCTGTTTTGAGCCAAAAGAAATAATCATAGTTTTGTTTTACGTTACTAACGTCAAAGATAAGTAAATTATTTGAATGTTTGCAGATTTTTTTTCAAATGTTGCCTAACGTTTATGCTATGTGTCCGTTGCGGTTTTAATTTCGAATATAATCAAAATAGTTGAGAGGTCTGTGCTTGCGTTGATTTTCCGCTGAGGAAAATCAGCAGCAATGGCATATAGCTACTGTTGGGGCGCGTTACATTCCGTCTCTGCCCATAGTTTTTCAGTTCAGTTCCCTAAAGTTCGCATATTTTTGGAAAGGGAAGGAGATTGGAGTTCCGTCGTACATTTGGTAATGGAAACGAGTTTTGTCTGCTTTTTGGGTTGTCGTAGAGGAACTGGATTTTCTTTCCTTTAATGCGCCCCAACGTTTATGCTATGTGTCCGTTGCGGTATCGATTTCGAATATAATCAAAATAGTTGAGAGCTCTGTTCTTGCGTTGATTTTCCGCTGAGGAAAATCAGCAGCAATGGCATATAGCTACTGTTGGGGCGCGTTACATTCCGTCGCCGCCCATAGTTTTTCAGTTCAGTTCCCTAAAGTTCGTATATTTTTGGATAGGGAAGGAGATTGGAGTTCCGTCTTACATTTCGTGATGGAAACGAGTTTTGTCTGCTTTATGGGTTGTAGTAGAGCAACTGGATTTTCTTTCCTTTAATGCGCCCCAACGTTTATGCTATGTGTCCGTTGCGGTTTTATTTTCGAATATAGTCAAAATACTCGAAAGGGTTGTTCTTGCGATGATTTTCCGTTGAGGAAAATCAGCAGCAATGGCATATAGCTACTGTTGGGGCGCGTTACATTCCGTCGCTGCCCATAGTTTTTCAGTTCAGTTCCCTAAAGTTCGCATATTTTTGGATAGGGAAGGAGATTGGAGTTCCGTCGTACATTTCGTTCTGGAAACGAGTTTTGTCTGCTTTTTGGGTTGTCTTAGAGGAACTGAATTTTCTTTCCTTTAATGCGCCCCAACGGTTTGGCTATGAACAGTACGGGAGCAAACAGGGCTTACTTTCCGCCACACACATAGCAAAATCTTTTTGTTTTGTTTTTTCTTTTCCTTGGTTAAAGCAAAATCCAAAAGATTTTGCGGACTTCATAAAAATACACAAACCTTTCGATTAAGCTCGAACCCCGTATTGTTTATAGGTTGTGTTAGCAAATGTTTTTTTCATTCTAGAATTTCAAATGAATCCAGAAACTTGCTACGTGATTTATTGAAAAGTTTGCCCTTTCCGCCATCTGTGAGTACCATTATTCTGTATAAAATCCCGTCATTCAAATAGATTCTGCTAGTTAGCTGAACTTTAGAACTGTCTATTTTTGTCAATATTTCACGTCCAGGATAATCCCTTTCCTTAAGTACCTGTTCGTAATTAATTTGTCCATTAAATGTTGAAATTAAATGTTCCTTTTCATTAATAATCATTTCTTCGAAGTCATTGTCCGTTTTCAAATCTGGACGAAGGCTATAGGTTATATCATAGGTCATGTTCAAATTTATACTGTCCTGAATATTTAGACGATAGAAATGGTTTTCTATTTCCCCTAACCATTCATCTTTGAAAACATTTGTCCCTTGTCGCAATTCATAATCAGGAAACTGAATTTTAAAACGTCCATCATCTGAAATGATTTCTTTCCATTCTCCAGTTACTACATCAATTGGCTCTTTTATTCTTTTCTTTTCAGGTTTTGAAGTACAGGCAATAAAAAAGCTAAATAATAAAAGTCCCACTATTTTCTTCATAAATAAGGTCAAAGTAAATATTTGCTAACGTGTTTGTGTATGATTTCGTTGCGTGTTTCAGCAACTAATTTAGCAAATACAAACCGAATAGAAAATCCGCGAGGATTTTCGTAAGTAGGCTAGAACTAGCAATAAATTATATACGGTGTTATCTCTTGTTTTTATTCCGCTGTTTCTTTTTTCGTTCACGTTTATATTTCCGTAATTCCTTTTTTGTCGGCGGTTTTGTAATAGCATAAGATGAACCAGAATACATATAGCTTATGAACGGAACTTTTTCTGCAAAATCCTTTCCGTATTTTTCTAGTTCTCCAATTTCTCCAATGTTTTTATTAAACTCAATTATAAATTCCGCTTCTTCAATTCCTTTTTGTGAAGTTGGTGTCCAAAAGTTTTTAAAAGAATAGTTATTATTCTCTTTTAATTCGTAAATATTTGTGATTCCGTCAAATCCTTGTTGCCAATCTTTAATATACTTATCACTCGGTATTTTTTGAATTCCGCTATTTGATATGTATTCATATAAGTTTTTAGAGATTGATTTTGGTAGCAAATAAGTTTGTACAAATGTGTCCGCCTTATAATTATCTTCCCAAACCTCGAAAACAAAATATATTATCTTACCACTTATAGAATCATTGTCTTTGGTAATTTCGAGTAAACTTCCAGGATTCCAACTTCTGAAAACGAATTCCGATTTAGTATCTAATTCAGGAAGTTTAAAATCTTTAATATCACTGTCCTGATACTTTTTCCAAAACAGAGTGTCGCTGTCTTTTGTTAAATATAATTCCGACTTTTCAGTCTGGCTATTTGCAGAAATCGATAGTAAAATCGTAAGTAAGAGTGTCAATATTTTCATTTCTGATTATTTTCTATCAAATGTATTATTTGACAATTAATCATAAAAGTCAAAATGAGTGAACTGCCTTTTTTAATTAGCGAAAAGTTTTTCCCAAATAAGAGATAACGGTTTTGTGTATGATTTCGTTGCGTGTTTGAGCAACTAAATTAGCAAATACAAACCGAATAGAAAATCTGTGAGGATTTTCGTAAGTAGGCGATTACTAGCAATGAATTATACACGTTGTTGGCAATAGTTATTTTATTTTCTTTCCGTTTTTATATTCTTTTTTTGTTTCGGCTCCATCATCTTTTAGGCAATATTCTATTCCGTTTTTCTTTCCATTTATAAATTCACAACGATATTTCAATTTCTCTCCGTCTTCTGAATATCCCAATTCAAGTCCGTTTTTCTTTTTACCAAGGTATTGACAGCTATAAGTCAGTTTTCCGTTTTTAAATTGTTCTACAAGAATTTTTATTCCATCATTGTTATAGGTTGTTGTTTCAAAGATTTCGCCTTCTAAATTGTATTTAATTTCTTTTGAAAGAACTAATGGTTTTTCAGGATTGTAAATGCTCTTATTGGATACTCTTATTTCTTTTCCATTATAATATAAATTGCTCGAGAGAATTATTCCATTTTTATATACCTCTTCATAAACTAAATGTCCATTTTTCCGTTTGCTTTGAGCAGTTCCAGTAAAGAGTTTATCATTTGAAACTTTATAAACCAAATTATTCTCAATGTAGGTTTCTTTCATTCCGATTTTTTCTTGCGAAATCAGTTCATTGAAAGTAAAGAACATTAATAAAATCAATATGTTTCTAAATTTGGTCATAATTATTGCCAACGTGATTGTGTATGATTTCGTTGCGTGTTTGAGCAACTAATTTAGCAAATACAAACCGAATAGAAAATCTGCGAGGATTTTCGTAAGCAAGCCTTTACTAGCAATGAATTATACACGGTGTTGGCAACTGGCTTTTTATTCCGTTATACATTTAGTTTTCCATTCAGTTCAAAATTCCGTTCTGTATTTTGT from Galbibacter sp. BG1 harbors:
- a CDS encoding type II toxin-antitoxin system RelE/ParE family toxin — translated: MIISFGSKQTEQIWNGIRVKKMPIEIQNVGRRKLRMLNNSQDISDLKIPPSNRLEKLTGKLKEFYSIRINKQWRIIFNWESGNASEVEIIDYH
- a CDS encoding HigA family addiction module antitoxin encodes the protein MEKLANVHPGEILNFEFLEPLEITAYRLSKDLKIPQTRISEIIKGKRRITADTALRLSKYFGNSAKFWLGIQDDYDIEEEKESKQKELNEIEHYGNKNVA